The nucleotide window TCGGCTGATAAATGCCTGTAATTTCGGTTAAAGTTGTAGGTGTACCTTGAATTGCTGTTCGCTGTAAATAGTGTTTAACCCCTCTAACACCGCCCATTTCCTCACCACCACCGGCTCGTCCTGGACCACCATGAATGAGATTTGGTAATGGCGACCCATGGCCAGTACTTTCTTTTGCGTTTTCCCTATTCAGCACCAAAATCCTTCCATTGTAAGCCGCCACATTTATTACGTATTCTTTTGCAATAGCATCATCGTTTGTAATAATGGAAGATACAAGTGAACCCTTACCTTTCTGAGTTAACTCTATGGCTTCTTCCAAATTCTTGTAAGGCATAATTGTACTTACAGGGCCAAAAGCTTCACGTTCATGGACTTTTATAGAATTCAATGGGTTGTCTACCCTTAAAAGGACTGGAGCAACAAAGGATCCTTTTTCAGCATCAGCTCCGACCAAACTCAAATCATCTAGATTTCCATGAACAATGGCAGCTTCCTCAGCTATTTCACTCACGGCAACTTTTAATTCTTCAACCTGTTCTTTGCTGATTAAAGAACCCATTCGCACTTCTTTAAGACGTGGGTCACCGATTGTTACACTAGAAAGTGCTTTCGAAAGAGCATTTTGAACTTCATCAATTAAATTTTCAGGAACCAAAATCCTTCTTATGGCCGTACATTTCTGACCAGCCTTTACGGTCATTTCCTTTTTTACTTCTTTAATAAAAATATCAAATTCTGGAGTGCCCGGTTTAGCATCTTCACCTAGAACAGAAGCATTTAAAGAATCTGCCTCCATCGTAAATGGAACAGATTCGTGGATGATTCGTGGATGGGCTTTTAGCAACCTACCAGTACTGGCGGAACCTGTAAATGTTACTACATCTTGAGAATCAACATACTCCAAAACAGTTTTTACAGTACCATTAATTATTTGCAAAGCACCTTCAGGTAGTATGCCGGAATCAATAATTTCCCTTGCAACCGCTTCTGCCAAATAAGACGAGGACGGTGCAGGTAATACCACGGCTGGAACTCCTGCCATCCAGTTTACCGCACACTTTTCCAACATTCCCCAAACAGGGAAATTAAAAGCATTAATGTGAACAGCTACACCTCTTTTAGGAACCATGATGTGGTGGGCCATAAATCTTCCACCTCTCGACAAATCAATGGCATCCCCTTCAACATGATAGGGCTGATTTGGAAATAATTTTCTTAAGCTGGCATTGGCAAACAAATTGCCGAAACCTCCTTCTATATCTATCCAACTATCAATTCTTGTGGCCCCAGTTTTATAACTTATTTCATAAAATTTTTCTTTGCGTTTCGTCAGGTACAAGGCCAATTTTTTAAGCATCAATCCACGCTCCTGAAACGTCATATTACGAAGTACCTTTGAACCAGTTGTTCTACCGTACTGAAGAATCTCACCAACGTCCAACCCTTCCACTGCCACTTGATGAATCAATTCTCCAGTGACGGCATCAAAAACAGGTGAGCCAGCATCGCTACCCACTACCCATTTTCCAGTTATATAATGTGGAATTTTACTCATAGATTGGCATTTTCTAAAATTACAGCATAACCCTGACCCACACCTACACACATGGTTACCAAAGCATATTTTTTATTCTCAATAGATAACTCCAAAGCTCC belongs to Aegicerativicinus sediminis and includes:
- the paaZ gene encoding phenylacetic acid degradation bifunctional protein PaaZ: MSKIPHYITGKWVVGSDAGSPVFDAVTGELIHQVAVEGLDVGEILQYGRTTGSKVLRNMTFQERGLMLKKLALYLTKRKEKFYEISYKTGATRIDSWIDIEGGFGNLFANASLRKLFPNQPYHVEGDAIDLSRGGRFMAHHIMVPKRGVAVHINAFNFPVWGMLEKCAVNWMAGVPAVVLPAPSSSYLAEAVAREIIDSGILPEGALQIINGTVKTVLEYVDSQDVVTFTGSASTGRLLKAHPRIIHESVPFTMEADSLNASVLGEDAKPGTPEFDIFIKEVKKEMTVKAGQKCTAIRRILVPENLIDEVQNALSKALSSVTIGDPRLKEVRMGSLISKEQVEELKVAVSEIAEEAAIVHGNLDDLSLVGADAEKGSFVAPVLLRVDNPLNSIKVHEREAFGPVSTIMPYKNLEEAIELTQKGKGSLVSSIITNDDAIAKEYVINVAAYNGRILVLNRENAKESTGHGSPLPNLIHGGPGRAGGGEEMGGVRGVKHYLQRTAIQGTPTTLTEITGIYQPNSKYKEAQQHPFKFHWDDIEVGISLATAKRTITDGDIVNFANLTWDHFYAHTDITSLEGSIFKKRTAHGYFILAAAAGLFVYPNKGPVAANYGLEECRFLRPIYHNDTIYVRLTCKQKIDREPKGAELPAGVIKWYAEVFDQDGELVAIATVLTLVQKRQTTFVEMTEDEILKALDKLTEDSKPKWGNLTPQLMLEHLEYTYRISSGEIQDFEIATPEKILEKVHATLYNYEKMPQKYEFPLNEKSEITNAKHSDLMTAKTKMLEARQDYLNFFKNNPDAELKNAVFGYLNRFEWYLMERKHLNHHFEQFGLI